The segment CAGTATAGCCAACTCGGCTCCGAGGACCTGCAAGGACACAGAAGACACCGTTACCAAACATACCTTTGGTGTTCCGTCTGTTGCCATGATAAAGATACTATTTATGTCCTCATGTTATCGGTGTACTTTACAGCTCGCACTGCAGTCAAAGACTGATAATAGATCCTTACTGCTCTAGCAATTCCTACTTTCTCGTAACAGAAAAGATATGTACATGCTTAGGAAAGTGGACCCAAAAATCCTAATTCCAACTACCTTCTGTTACCACATTTGTTTCTTATCATATATGGGTACTTGTGGAAACTGGGAAACAAAGGGGGATTCGGAGCAATACCGCTAACTGTAGAATCTCATTGCGTTTCCTTTCACCACCACTAAACCCTTCATTCACATTCCGGTTCAAAAAATCCGTCTTCATATTCACAACTTCAAGTTTTGATACTAAGTGGCTGTAGAACTGCATGAGCCAATGTCATATACCCCGTAAGAGATCAAGACACAACATATTCACAATTAAAGAGTTCTGCAAAGGGATAAAAGAAAGAATGCAAAGTAATTCCTCTAAATCCCGTAGCTCCTAACTTGAATAACTCAGCAAACAGACCTGGATTGGATCAAGCTCTGGCTGGCCAAGCTTCCTTTTGCGAGCATTGAAAGCCATATTCAAGAAATCCATATTGCTAACACCAGGGATCTCAACTGGGGACTGGAAACTCATAAACAAACCAGCAAGAGATCTTTCCTCAGGTTCCATATCAAGTAGATTCTCCCCTTTAAATACAATACTCCCTCCCGTCACTTCATAATCAGGATGACCAACAAGaacctataaaaaaaaaacaaggctCGCTGAGAAAACAACAACACTAAGCAGCAGCAAAGTTAAGATAAGAAAGAGACTCTCACCTTAGAGAATGTGCTCTTCCCTGAACCATTCTTCCCCATCACTGCGTGTATCTATGATTTTAGTTAGCAACCACGAAACTACAATCAGCAGCAGAGATGTAAATAGAATTGTTTCAAGTTCAGTTATTGTGGTGATGAGTTTACCTCTCCTTCGTAGACAACCAAGTTGACTCCCTTTAGTATCTCCTGCCTCGATTCGACAATCACAGCTCTCAGATCCTTCACCTCGAGCAAAGGCGTCCTCCTTCCCGCTTCGTCTCCATCTCCCGTCAACGAATCCGAGGAGGTGGAAGAACCGACGGGAGACGCGGATACAGTGTTCGAGCGACGAGTGGTTCGCAGGGATAGAGCGGCGGCGGAGTTAGCTCGGAGATTAGAGAAGAGAACACGAGAAGGTGAGATTCCGagttgaggaggaggaggaggggaaGAAGAAACAGCTGGAAACAATTGAGCAACGGAGTGACGGAGATGTAGATTAACGCCGGCCATGGAGAGAAAACCTGCGGCggaagacgacgacgacgacggaaGTTATCCGGTGGTGAGTGATGGGAGTTATGTGGTTAGGTCGAGAGAATCTAATTTCATCATGTGTTCAATGCCACGTAGGCGATTATATTAAAAAAGGGGGGAAATGACTGAAACGACGTCACTTCGTGTAGACGCGCGTCTTCTTCACTTCTTTGAAGAGATAACCTAACGCTTTCTATGCTTTCCTTCTAGTGAAAGAAACccaatttaacaaaatgatATGCAACCTTAGGCTAAAGAAAGAGACAAAGTCAATACCCTAAAgcaatcctaaacccaaaccttaacaTCAATACCATCCTATTACCAAAATAAGTCCATAAATATCTCATACATAGAATTAATAAGGAAACCAATTAGCTTATATCCTTCAAACATAATCAAATTTTCAGTTTCACTGATTAATTAAtttctgatatatatatttatagacatATCAATGTTGAGGAGGCAAAGacctggtggtggtggtggtggccgTCACCCACCACCGTTGGCTCCCACGGTGAGTAACTTCAAGCCAAGAGCTCAGTGGAGCACCTTAGAATCTTCCATGTTCCTCAACATCAATCTTCCTGgtctgttttctcttcttttcttgaGACACGAGCTTTAGTTgatcagtgttttttttttttttgagaatttcttgttgattttttttttttgtggagtATACAGGGTTTTACATGGACCAGATAAAAATCACGAAAGATGAGAGGACACGGACTATCAACATTGAAGGCCAGCGACCGCTCTCTACTCAGACAAAAGCTCGTTTTAAAGAAGTTTACCGTGTCCCTGAGTCATGTGATATGACGAAACTGAGCACCTCCTTCTCACATGGGCTATTGACTATCGAGTTTCCGGTGGTCGTGGAAAGTGAGAAAGCGGGAAAGGTGGCCAATGATAAGGGAAACAGAGGGACTGGTCCTGACGGGAGTAGCGTGAGAAGAAGTAGACTTTCGGACAAGGAGAATCAAGTGGGAACAAGTCAAGAAAAAGCTGGTCCCACGGCGAGAAAAGAAGAACCAAAAACGTATAAATCAGTGCTTGAGGGTAAGAGAGAGGTGCCAGCTGCAAATCGAGTGAAGACTGAACAGAAAGTGAAAGAGGGAGAATCTAGCCCTAGCTTGGGACATAAGGAACATGCGAAACAAGAGAAGGTGGTTGAGAAAAAGGAGTTTTCTCAAATGGGTCAACAAAAGACTGTACAGAAGCTGAAGGACGAAGAGGCTAGAGGTAGACCGACCGGTGGTGGTAGCTTGAAAGCCAAGGTACCTGCACATGAAGAGAAAGTGACTGAGAGAAACAAAGATGGTGATTATGGAAAGAAAAAGACTGAGCAGAAGGTGAAAGAGGAAGGAGATACTAAAACGCCAACAAATGGTGGTAGTTTGGGACACAAGGTACTTCCTAAAGCAGAAAAGGTAGTTGAGAGAAAGGGTCATGGTGAAACAGGTCAGAAGCTGAAAGAGGAAGGAAAGACTGGCTTGGGACAGAAGAAAGAGgagaaacacacaaaaccaGCTGTTGGTGATGAGGCAAAAACAACAGAAAAGGAAATTTCTGCGTTGAACCAGGCAAAGCCTGAGCTTAAAACGAAAGAAGAAAGAGCACGGAATGTTAATGGAAACATGATAACCAAGAATGATGAGAAGATGGTTGGAGACAAGGTAAGTAGAGGAGAGATTCAAGAGGGAGGGGGAGAAAAGAAGGTAGAAGAAACCGGTTTAGTCAAAGAAACAAGAGATCTGAAAGATAATCCTCAAGTCTTGGAACCAACAAGGGTAGATTCAGGTAGTCCTGTGAATAGAGAATCAACCACAGGAGGTGAAGATAGAGAGAAGATGGTTGAAAAGAGCTCTGGATCAGAAACAGTACCATTACTAGCCGAAGGACAGAAGGAGACCAAAGTGGATCCTCCTGCCGCAGAAGGAAGCGGActggagagagaagagagtcACAAAGATGGCGTATCTTTGGTCAATGTTGGAGTGGCTTCTCTTGTGATTATGGTGTTTGGTGCGTACGTCTTCGTACCACTTGTAAAAATGTTCTACTGATCCGGTTTAAAACAGAACAAAAGTAGGTGGCACATACGGTTTGCCTTTAGATTTTATGTTACAAAGAATAATGGGGTATTACAGAATAGTAATTTGTTTCAACTATCCAAGTAGCATCTTTTGTTTGCATAATCTTatgaataaaccaaaaaagGTGTAAGAGTCATATCCAAGTAGCATCTTTTGTTTGCATAATCTTatgaataaaccaaaaaagGTGTAACATGACTCTTCTCGGAGTAACATGGGAAAAATAAAGATAGGAAGAGATGCCTATAGGATATTTCAATTCGAGAACTTGAAGaaacccaaaacaaaacaaaaagataaatgaTTTACATTACGTATTGTCAAATTGTTGGTTACAATAGAAATGTATCAATTCATGCTCCATTTCTATATCTCTTGACTAAAGAGACCAAAGAATCTCACAGAGATAGAATCAGAAAAAGAGATCAACAAATAAGAATCAACAAGCATAACAGAGAGCACTCGAGGGAACAAGACTTCGAGTTTGATCAGAGAACACGAGCAGAGTCACCTGCTTCACAGATGAGAACAGGTTTTCCTTTCAGTTTCTTGGCAAACTCGGGTTGGGCCTTTTCATATTCATCCTTCACATATGAAGCAGCTTCCTCAGCTGTTTCTGCATCCACAAAGGCCACACAACATCCCCTGAAGCCTGCACCACTGAATCGAGCTCCATATACACCAGGTGCCTTCAGTAGAATCTTGTACAGCTGAATCAGTGGCTCCGCACCTTTCACCAAAACTCtcacaattttaaaaagtatagaATGTAATGTCTGTCATAGCAGACTTGTCATCTGTTTGAATTTTAAGTATGTTGCATTGGGAGACAAAGGAAGTAGAGAGAGTGTACCGCATTCGTAATTCTCAATAGAGCTCAAGCCTGACGCTGAAATTAGCTTTCCAAATTCTTCAAGATTGCCTGTAGCCCACGCTTCCAATCCTGAAATTCCAGTATCACAAAACATTCATACAACTCCGTAAAGTCATCAGTAATTAATCAATTAGGCACTTAAAGAGACTTCTATAAAAGAATTCAAGAGCATTTGCCTTTAGTAACCCGCATGTTTTCCGAGAAGTAATGCTCCGCTCTTCTAGCTAACACCGGTTTCAGCTCATGCTGCCGAGCAAGTAAGACCacattacataaatttatagaGCTGGTATAGGTGGAACCTGATTTACCATAAAGTTTAAGAATATTGTTTTCTTACCTTGTGAGCTTCATAGACCGCATGCCCAACTGCTCAGTGGGGACGGTAAGGAGAtggcaacaaaaaaaatcttatgagCGTGCAACGAATCAGAGACATAAATTGAAACTCAAAAAGTATTTTTACCATTGGACAAGGTAGGTTCCAGCTCGCTATTCCCAGATGCActgaagagaaaataaaatcaagaacAGGTTTTGATGCAAATGAATGAGTATCACAAACAATAGTGTAATACACTTTACAGCATTTCCACTGAAACTTGAATATAAAAAGGCGATTATGCAGAAAGTGTGAATTAAGTAGATTTGCACATACGTCAAGAGCACTTTCGCAGCTTCTTGGCACTCAGCAACTCGCAGATTATATCCTGGGTTGGTGGTCAATGCCTGCCTCAGGCCTGAGAATGCTAACAATATCCTGAATGGTTTCTCCAGTTCAGGACCATGTATGAGCTTGTGGTCCATAGTCTGCATATGTCAAACTGTTCTTCTGAGATGACAGTTTCTCGAAGAAAAACGATAGGCAGCAACATTTATGTTTCTCAGGAAAGCATTGTCACCATTATCGGTCTGAATTTAACGTGAGTCAGTTTTTTAGTTTAACAAACAAAGCATATCTCAAGCATTCCATTTGAACTTAAACTGCTCTATAGAAAAGTCTTGGTTTTACCATATGAGCAAGCTTATTGCGGAAATTTACCTTGCAGTCCATGTATGTTAGACACCCATAACTCGATAGCAAAATAGCTGACTGATCCAAAATTCCATTCCGCAGACCCAGATA is part of the Raphanus sativus cultivar WK10039 chromosome 5, ASM80110v3, whole genome shotgun sequence genome and harbors:
- the LOC108859508 gene encoding ABC transporter I family member 6, chloroplastic, with the protein product MAGVNLHLRHSVAQLFPAVSSSPPPPPQLGISPSRVLFSNLRANSAAALSLRTTRRSNTVSASPVGSSTSSDSLTGDGDEAGRRTPLLEVKDLRAVIVESRQEILKGVNLVVYEGEIHAVMGKNGSGKSTFSKVLVGHPDYEVTGGSIVFKGENLLDMEPEERSLAGLFMSFQSPVEIPGVSNMDFLNMAFNARKRKLGQPELDPIQFYSHLVSKLEVVNMKTDFLNRNVNEGFSGGERKRNEILQLAVLGAELAILDEIDSGLDVDALQDVAKAVNGLLTPKNSVLMITHYQRLLDYIKPTLIHIMENGRIIKTGDRSLAKLLEKEGYKAISSG
- the LOC108859504 gene encoding protein RESTRICTED TEV MOVEMENT 2; the encoded protein is MLRRQRPGGGGGGRHPPPLAPTVSNFKPRAQWSTLESSMFLNINLPGFYMDQIKITKDERTRTINIEGQRPLSTQTKARFKEVYRVPESCDMTKLSTSFSHGLLTIEFPVVVESEKAGKVANDKGNRGTGPDGSSVRRSRLSDKENQVGTSQEKAGPTARKEEPKTYKSVLEGKREVPAANRVKTEQKVKEGESSPSLGHKEHAKQEKVVEKKEFSQMGQQKTVQKLKDEEARGRPTGGGSLKAKVPAHEEKVTERNKDGDYGKKKTEQKVKEEGDTKTPTNGGSLGHKVLPKAEKVVERKGHGETGQKLKEEGKTGLGQKKEEKHTKPAVGDEAKTTEKEISALNQAKPELKTKEERARNVNGNMITKNDEKMVGDKVSRGEIQEGGGEKKVEETGLVKETRDLKDNPQVLEPTRVDSGSPVNRESTTGGEDREKMVEKSSGSETVPLLAEGQKETKVDPPAAEGSGLEREESHKDGVSLVNVGVASLVIMVFGAYVFVPLVKMFY
- the LOC108859507 gene encoding galacturonokinase, yielding MSWPTESELTAIKEAVSKMTGRDTGEVRVVVAPYRICPLGAHIDHQGGAVSAMTINKGILLGFVPSGDAQVQLRSAQFEGEVCFRVDEIQHPIGLADKNGTAKDKSIWGTYARGALYALQTSKKTLTQGIVGCISGSDGLDSSGLSSSAAVGVAYLLALENANELTVSATENIEYDRLIENGYLGLRNGILDQSAILLSSYGCLTYMDCKTMDHKLIHGPELEKPFRILLAFSGLRQALTTNPGYNLRVAECQEAAKVLLTASGNSELEPTLSNVGHAVYEAHKHELKPVLARRAEHYFSENMRVTKGLEAWATGNLEEFGKLISASGLSSIENYECGAEPLIQLYKILLKAPGVYGARFSGAGFRGCCVAFVDAETAEEAASYVKDEYEKAQPEFAKKLKGKPVLICEAGDSARVL